One Elusimicrobiota bacterium genomic window, TTAAAACATTTAATAAAACAAAACTGAGCGAATATATTATCACAAAACCTGTTATATTGTCAAATGACTTGAAAAGTCATCCCCAAGGATCGTAATTGGGGATCCATTAAAACAAAAACTGGATTCCTCCGCACAAGGCGGACAGGCGATCACGGCATTCGGGAATGACAGACTTAGTAAGGTTTGCGCACTTACAATTAAAAACCAGAACTCAAAACTTTTATTTTATGGGAAACGGAGTGTAATTCCTAGACGGTGGGAACCGCTTGATTGTTCCACTTCCAGAGGAAGAGAAAAAGCGTAATCTATTTCAAGCCTGCTGTTATCTTTTATTAAAAGCTCGTGCCCTAATCCGAAACAAAATTCCTGCGGGTTAATTCCGGAACGAACGGAAAGATTTCCGTTAAAAATCCACGTTTCAATTCCGAAACGATAGTCAAAGTTTTTATCGCGGCTGACGAAATCTAAAGCCAAAGTGCATGTCGGAAGAGTTAGATAAGGCATTCTTTCTCTAAAAAATGCGACACCAAAAGCTGTTTCCATAGGTACTATATCAGAAGTTTTAAGCCCTACATCCGGAGAAGTCAAATTTCTTAACGCAAGACCAAAGAATAGTCCCGTGTCAGGAAATAAGGTCAGAAAACCCAAATCCATAGTCGGCGCGCCTTTAGAATTTCCCCCGCTAAAAACCGGGTCGTTGGCAGTTCTTTCATCAGTTGTATATTCATGTTTTAAGTATTTCAGGTTTGCTCCGCATGCGATATCAAAAGTTTCTACTTTAAATAAATCGCTTAAAAATCTGCCGTATGAAATAGCTATTGTGTCTTCCCTGTAAAGATTTTGGGAGTATAGCGATGCCCAAGAAAAACCGAAATTTCCGACATTATCGTTTACGCGGTGGATATAACTCAAGAAATTCTGCCCGATATCCACCCCCTCAAGACCTGTAAAAAGTTTTGAAGATGTAAATGAAAGCTCGTGATTTTCAGGCTGGGCAATGCCTGCCGGGTTAAATATATTTGCGTTTGAATCATTTGCCACAGCAGTAAACGCCCCGCCCATACCCTGCGGCCGGACTCCCCAGCCGGAGTCGTTGAATGCCCCAAAGAGCGAATTCGTAATTATTAGAATTGATAATATTGTGCAAATCCTTTTCACTTTTTCCTCATTCGCAGTTCATAGTTATTAGTTCGTAGTTATTAGATAAATGCCAAATCATTTAAAGTCTTTTCTACGAACTATGAACTAATTACTCATTACTGTCTCATTTAGCTACTGCAATAACTCCGCTTATTGTTTTGCCGTTAGCTTTAATCTGATATACATAGACTCCGCTTTCAACAAAACTGCCGGAGTCATCTTTTCCGTCCCAAATATTTGTGTCGCTTATTTTACGGACCTTTCTGCCTCTAACATCAAAAATATTCACACTATCGTCGCCCGAAAGCCCTCCAAAGGTCGCGATATCATTTATGCCGTCCTGATTAGGCGTAATTATTTTTTCTTTCGGCCGATAATCGTCATCAGAAAGCGACGGAGCAGAAAATATTCCGTAAAGGCTGAAATGCGTGATATATGCGGTAACAATGTTAGTTTGAATATTAACGGTCCCGCCTACAACCCGCCAATCAAAACCATCCCACCACATTATCTTTAAATTGTTTTTCTGGGCATCGGTCCAGTTTACATTCGGGTAATAAATATTTAATGTTACGTTCTTATCAAACCTCAAGCCTTCCGGCGTAAATTTGAAAGCGGAGAGAGGTTTTATGTTTTCCCTGTACGGAACAGAAGTATCCGTCGGAGAAAGTTCTTCAATGGTAATATTTGTTAAAGCTGATAAGGCTCCTTGTGGAACAACTAAAGAAGTATTACCCTTTGTTTGATCGCCGTTATAAAGTGTTATTGTTCCGCCTGTTGAAGCAATCCCCTGGGTTATACTTGAACTTATAGGAACCGTATAAATCGAGGTTTGTATTGTATCACTGCTAGTGCTTACGGTTTTAAGATAATAATAAAATATATTTGCGTCGCTTCTAGCTGAAGTCGCGAATTGGAAATTATATAGTTTAAAACTATTCGGGATAGTTATCGTACTGACAGTGGGCGTAGAATAACTGTCTGTCCAATGACTCATAGTAACATACCATAAACCGACCGAGTCGCTTACAGTTCCGGTGGCAACGACAACCCTGTTGACAGGCGAAATCCTCTGGATTTGACTGTGTATGATCTTGGGGCCCGCAATGGGAACCGTGTAATAACCTCCTCCGGAAGGAGAATACGCATTGGTCGTTGATGCAACCGCATAAATCCGGTAATAGAAATTAACTGAACTTAATGATATGTTAACCGGGCAAGTAGAACTAAAAACGTAAGTGCTCGTGCTTCCTCCAACAGATATCGTATTTGATGAAACGCTCGTCCCGTCCTGGTAATAAAAAATATAAATATTATCAATATTAACATTGGCAGAAGTGACTGTTCCGTTAATCACCGCGTAATTTGTTGTGACGCTTGTTAAAGGAACGTGGCTGATTGATATCGCCGGTATAGTCGGAGAGGAAAGTGTTACCGAACAGGTTATAGTAGAAGACGAGATTGATCCGGAATATGAGGCAAAGGCAACCCCGCAAGAAAAAATAACTATTGAAAAAAATGATATAAGAAACTTATTCATAAAAGAGCTCTATTGTTAACTTGCTTGTTCTGTAAGTTGCAGGAGTAGTAGTATTTAGAAATTTTGCTCCCAAATATATGTAGTTCGGGTTATAAGACCCTCCTCCAGCACCCCACATATCCTCCGCATGATGCATTCCTCTAAAGTCTTCCCACGCAATAACATAGTCTTCCCCGTCTTGGAAGCTAGCTGTACCTTGGTCTTTCATCCAGAGGAAACATTTGTATCCTCCAGTCTGCCCTCCGAAACTGTCGCTATAAAGCTTATTATCTGTCCCTTCATACATATTGTATGTATTTGTTGTAACATCAACTATACGCCAGCACATAGGCAAAGCCACTG contains:
- a CDS encoding gliding motility-associated C-terminal domain-containing protein; protein product: MNKFLISFFSIVIFSCGVAFASYSGSISSSTITCSVTLSSPTIPAISISHVPLTSVTTNYAVINGTVTSANVNIDNIYIFYYQDGTSVSSNTISVGGSTSTYVFSSTCPVNISLSSVNFYYRIYAVASTTNAYSPSGGGYYTVPIAGPKIIHSQIQRISPVNRVVVATGTVSDSVGLWYVTMSHWTDSYSTPTVSTITIPNSFKLYNFQFATSARSDANIFYYYLKTVSTSSDTIQTSIYTVPISSSITQGIASTGGTITLYNGDQTKGNTSLVVPQGALSALTNITIEELSPTDTSVPYRENIKPLSAFKFTPEGLRFDKNVTLNIYYPNVNWTDAQKNNLKIMWWDGFDWRVVGGTVNIQTNIVTAYITHFSLYGIFSAPSLSDDDYRPKEKIITPNQDGINDIATFGGLSGDDSVNIFDVRGRKVRKISDTNIWDGKDDSGSFVESGVYVYQIKANGKTISGVIAVAK